In Methanocella paludicola SANAE, the sequence TCTTTTTCCATTTCCTGGATCTTTACGTCCACCTTATCGAGCGATTCTTTAAGCGGTGTGACCATGTCGTTGATAGCTTTCTGTCGTACTTCGAGATCGACTTTTGCCCCGTTCTGGTAATTTTCGAGAGTTGTCTTTGCCAGATCGAGGAACGATTGATTGTTATTTTTGAGAGCCTCGGCCGATAATGCATTAAAGGCGTCGGATAGTTTCTGCTGAGCTTCATTTAGCAGTGCAAGCTTTTCTTCAGTCGACTTACGCTCCTTTTCCAGGGTCGTGTTTAAATGTTCTATCTGCTTCTGATTTTCCGTATTTTGGGCTTGTAGATCCTTTATAGTAATATCCTTTGCCCGTATGGTCGAATCCAATTCTGGTATGCGGTTATTTTTCTCTTCTGCCGCCGACCTCTTATCGGATTCTGCACGGACTTGCTCGCGGAGTTGGGCCGCCTCAGAGCGGGCCTGGCTTAACTGGTCATTCAGGTCTCTCATCTGCGAATCGAAAAATTTCATTTGTTCAGTCTGTGCTACGTGCTGTAGTTCAGACTCAGCTTTAGTTCTGGCAATTGCATCCTGCACTTTGCTCTTAGATGATATATGCGTTATAGCAAATCCAAAAATAAAACCAACAATAATTGCCCCTATCACTATCCCAATGGTGAGTAAATCCATGTCAAAAGCTTCCCCGATGTTTATTATATAGTGCTTATAAAGTTAGCTATTTTGTAATAAGCATTTATAAGTTAATGATGTAAATTATATTTTTTGTAAGTAACATTGGATTAGTTAGCGAAATTTTACTTAATAAATGATATTTTTAGTCCCATAAGCTATAATATAGCATCCGAATATACTTATTGAGTTAGCATCAGGTAAGCAACGAGGGTATATCGATGGATTTTTTCGAGTGGTTCGCCGAGCGCACGAGCGATGGTGCCAATAAAAGGTACTTGAACGATGAGCAGAAACGTGCCATAGAAGCTGCAAAGGGCGCTATCCTAGTCGTCGCCGGCGCCGGCACCGGTAAGACCACGATGATCACGGCGAAGGCCGCTTATCTCATTAAAGAGAAAAAGTTGAAGCCTGAACGGCTTATTATGCTCACCTTCTCCCGGGAAGCGGCTAAGCACATGAAAGATGAAATCGTAAGGATATTACCCGAAGCTCGAGACGTATATGCCAACACTTTTCACTCCTTTTGCTATGAGTTTCTCCGGGACCATTCGGCGAAGACCGGCATTACGGACGATTATCAGGTACTGGATGAGGCGAATGCTAAGTTCCTGATGTATAAAGAGCTTGATGTCCCGGCTTATTGGGTCTCGATCTATGTTAATACTATTCAGAGGGCAAAGGACCTGGATATTTCTCAAGAAGCTTATGAAGGGTACATTTCCCGGCTTAAGGCTCAGCTTGACGAGTATGCGCCCGGCGCTTCTGATCTGGCTGACGAAGTATCCAAGGCCACAGTGAGGATCAATACGATGCACCTGGAGCCTCCGACGAAGGCGCTCCGGGAGGAGAAAAATTTCCTGACGGCGTTCATTGAGGCGTACGAGGAGCATGAGAAATATACAGCGTTTTTAGAGGCCTGGAAAGGCTATGAGAAGCTGAAGTCAGAAAAGAAAATGCTCGACTACGCGGACATGATCAAGATGGTCATCGACTACTGCCAGGCCTGGGGTGACGATGCCCTGGCGGAACTTTATGATTATGTCATCGTGGACGAGTTCCAGGATACTAATCGGCAGCAGTTCAAGCTGTTAAAGATACTGGCCTCGAAGTGCGGCGACATAACCGCTGTGGGTGACGAGAACCAGGCTATTTATGCGTTCAGGGGCGCATATCCGGAGAATATCGGCGAATTCACAATCGATTTTAAGGCTGACGTAAAGAACCTTACTGAGAATTACCGCTCGACTAATGCGATCTTAAGGACTGCTCACAGGCTTATTGTCAATAATTACGATGACCCGGAGGAGACTAAGCTGTTGAAGTCCGCTCTTGGTGTTGAAGGCGACAAGGTGAAGCTGATAAGGACGTCAAACCCTAAAGAGCAGGCAAGAAGGGTAATCGAAGAGATTGAGCGCATCGTTGAAGATGATATCGATTTTAACCGTATCGCCGTATTATTCCGTTCACATTCCTCCGCGAATGCAGTCCAATCAGCATTTGAAAGCCGTAGCATCCCGTTTCAGCTTATTAGTAATAACGGATTTTTAAAACGGCCCGAGGTAAGGACGGCTCTCGCTTACCTGTATGTCATCGCTAACCTGGAAGATCCGCGTTATGGGGCAGACCAGATGTGGTGGAAGCTCCTGCATTACAAATACGGTCTGACGATGAAGGACTCGCACATACTGGCAAAAGCGGCAAAGCGTGATACCATCCAGAACGTGCTTCTGGGGAAGCTGCCGGATGCACTATCGTGGGATGGGAAGAAAAAGATCAACTCGCTGCTGGCTAAGATAGAGGAGTTGAGGAAGAACAAGAATAAGTCGTTGTCGAATTTATTGCTGGATGTTTACGAGGCATCCGGATTGTCCCGGGAGCTCTCACATGAGTCGACCCGGACTAGCCGCATATGGATGTTGAACCTGAGATACCTGCACGACCTGGTTGCCGGGTTCGAGGACTTTTACGGCGCTGACTTAGCCGGGTTCATCGAGTACATGCGCATGCTTGATGAGCTGGGTGAAGATCTTGATGCGCCCACTTTAAAGGAAGCTCAAGGGGTCGTGCTCATGACCTGCCATGGCGCAAAAGGCTTAGAATACGACTACGTGTTCATCGTCGACCTGGCTAAGGATAAATTCCCTATCACGGCTGGCGGCCGGGCGCCGCTATTGCCTGACGAGCTCAACGACCGCTTCAGGGATATCTTTGAGGCCGAATGGGAGAGCGATAAAGAGCTGGACGAGGCGTTGAAGGCCCGGAAGCGAGAGCTGCGGCTGAAGGAAGAGCGGCGGCTGGCATACGTGGCCTATACTCGGGCGAAGAAGGAGCTTTATCTCTGTCATCCGCAGTCGTATGGCGAGAACGAGCGCAGCCCGTCGATGTTCATCGCTGAGTCGTGCTTTGAGGATAATAGCGTCCACGACGATATCGAGCTCATCCAGGACGATGAGGTAAAAGTCGGAGAGATGGCGAAGGATGGCGCCCTGGATAAGAAAAAGGACGAGATCAAGAGGCTGGTGCTTTCGACGATCGATTCGGAGCCTCAGCTGGCGCTTTATAATTTATTGTTGTACCAGGGTCTGTGTTGTCATAATCTGCCCTCTGGCATTCCTGAAGCGGCGAGGGCGAGAGAAGATGCAGCCCTGATCATGAAAGACATCGGCGATGGGACGCCTCTCGGGTTGAAGTTCGACCCCGAGGAGGTCGTTTTATCCCATTCATCGCTGAAGATTTACCGTGACTGTCCCAAAAAGTTTGAGCTTGCGCGGCTGCTGAGGATGCCATCGAGGTACGATGACGAGGAGGAGGGCGAGGGAGCCCTGGGATTCGGCACGTTCGTTCATGAAGCCCTGGAACTTGCGGCGAAGAATAAGGTGAAGTCGAGGCAGGAGCTCGATGATATTGCCGCTGAGCTGCTAAAAGAGCCCGGTTATAAGGATATTGATGTAAAGCGGGCTAAGGTCATCTTCGATACGTTCTGGGCGCGCAACAGGACTAAGCTCGGTAATGTGGTCATGACAGAGCAGGCGTTCAGTTTCGAGCTCGGCGGGTTCAGGTTCTCCGGGAAGATCGACCGTGTGGACGAGCTGAATGGTAATGGTGAGGTAGAGATCATCGATTATAAGACTGGCCGGGAGCCGTCTAAAGAGGACCGGGAGAGCCAGTTGTTGCTTTATAAGCTGGCTTTTGAGTATGACCCTGCTTTGAAGGCGATGGGATATAAGCCGATGAACCTTACGCTGGAGTTGTTAGAGGCGGAGAAGCCGAGGATATTCCAGGTCGACGATGATGGATTCATGGTGTGCACTAATGGGCGGTGCGTTAAGGCGAATGTCGCTGAAGTTGAGGCCGGTTTACTGGAACTCGCTGAGTGTATTAAGCATGATTACGAGAACGGTTTCGGGGTGAAGGAGGATTGCGGCGGTACTATGGGTGGGGGGAGTAGTTGTGAGTACAGGATGTACTGCCCTAGGTGGTGATAATAGGATATATTCCTATAACAAATAAATGTTTTATAACGCATGTCTATTAATTTTTTTACTAATATATGGGCTAAAGAGTGCATCATAAGTCCTTTTAGCATATTAATATGATAAGCAACGTAATCGAAAAATTTAATTTATATTTTTTCATTATTTATATAATTCGATATCAATATTTTTTATTAATAGTAAATTAAATTATTTATTTATTGATATTACTCCGCTTTCTAAACCCCTCATTAATAATTCTTTATATGAATTATAAATAGTATAAGCTTCACCTTTAAGTGGATAATCTTTAACTCTTATAAACTCATCCCTTACGTGATTAGGGACACCAATCAAATCATCAATTGTAATAATCTCTATATTAGGTTCATTTCTTAAAATACGCCATTCTTTATCAGTAGACTTATTTTTATCTAAATAATTTATATCTTGTCTAGTCATTCGAGGCCATAAATAATAGGCTTTTTTATATGATTTTTGTGATAAGAAATAATACTTAGTAAGATACATTTCGCCAACTGCTATATGACCTGCTCTTTGAGAGGATTCTGTAAAGTTCCTTTTATTTCTACCAGTTAATTTTATTACGTACCCATTTTTTAATACTGTTGATCTTTCTTTGGCAAAATTTTCCCAACTATTATGATAAGTATTTTTAAATTTGATTTCAAATATCGTATACATAGATTTTAATTTGTTATTAATAAATAAATTCAATTTTTCTTTGTCATGAATTGCATATATTAAATCTTTAAGTTCAGATAAATCATCAATGATAAGGTAAGTACCGTTCTCATATAACGATGCAAAATATGCCATACCAAATAAATCTTCTTGTATTTTATTTTTACCTTTTCTTAAATAATATATTCCAATGATCCCATTTTTAACTGCACCTAATGCATGATGAAACCTCTGATATTGAGCGTTTCCAGACGACCCTCTATTTAATGCATCCGTACCTTCTAAAGCTATTATGGGCCGAGTATTTACCTTTTTACCATTATATTTACATATCCAATTTTCTTTTATAGTCCAACAAGCATCACATGAACCATAAGCAGTCCTATCTACCCCAAAGGTCAATCCGTCATCACAAAATAGTCTCATATCATCGTTGCTAGATTCCGGAAATATTCTCAAATCTAATCCATTAATTGTGTACCCTAACTTATCAATAATTTCTCTTTTAATAATTTCATCACTCGATAAAGACATGTTATAACCTTGGTATCATATCTATTATCTCTTTATACGTTAATCTATTGATAAATTGTACTATATCCCATGTTGAAGATATTTTCTTATGATTATATTCAATATAAAAATCATTGAATTCATCATTTGTTAAATTGGCTATTAAA encodes:
- a CDS encoding ATP-dependent helicase, with the translated sequence MDFFEWFAERTSDGANKRYLNDEQKRAIEAAKGAILVVAGAGTGKTTMITAKAAYLIKEKKLKPERLIMLTFSREAAKHMKDEIVRILPEARDVYANTFHSFCYEFLRDHSAKTGITDDYQVLDEANAKFLMYKELDVPAYWVSIYVNTIQRAKDLDISQEAYEGYISRLKAQLDEYAPGASDLADEVSKATVRINTMHLEPPTKALREEKNFLTAFIEAYEEHEKYTAFLEAWKGYEKLKSEKKMLDYADMIKMVIDYCQAWGDDALAELYDYVIVDEFQDTNRQQFKLLKILASKCGDITAVGDENQAIYAFRGAYPENIGEFTIDFKADVKNLTENYRSTNAILRTAHRLIVNNYDDPEETKLLKSALGVEGDKVKLIRTSNPKEQARRVIEEIERIVEDDIDFNRIAVLFRSHSSANAVQSAFESRSIPFQLISNNGFLKRPEVRTALAYLYVIANLEDPRYGADQMWWKLLHYKYGLTMKDSHILAKAAKRDTIQNVLLGKLPDALSWDGKKKINSLLAKIEELRKNKNKSLSNLLLDVYEASGLSRELSHESTRTSRIWMLNLRYLHDLVAGFEDFYGADLAGFIEYMRMLDELGEDLDAPTLKEAQGVVLMTCHGAKGLEYDYVFIVDLAKDKFPITAGGRAPLLPDELNDRFRDIFEAEWESDKELDEALKARKRELRLKEERRLAYVAYTRAKKELYLCHPQSYGENERSPSMFIAESCFEDNSVHDDIELIQDDEVKVGEMAKDGALDKKKDEIKRLVLSTIDSEPQLALYNLLLYQGLCCHNLPSGIPEAARAREDAALIMKDIGDGTPLGLKFDPEEVVLSHSSLKIYRDCPKKFELARLLRMPSRYDDEEEGEGALGFGTFVHEALELAAKNKVKSRQELDDIAAELLKEPGYKDIDVKRAKVIFDTFWARNRTKLGNVVMTEQAFSFELGGFRFSGKIDRVDELNGNGEVEIIDYKTGREPSKEDRESQLLLYKLAFEYDPALKAMGYKPMNLTLELLEAEKPRIFQVDDDGFMVCTNGRCVKANVAEVEAGLLELAECIKHDYENGFGVKEDCGGTMGGGSSCEYRMYCPRW